The sequence GGCCACCGACGGACTCAAGATCCTCATCTGGATCCTCGGGGCCTCCTGGTCATCCGACTCATCCGATGGTCGGCGGACAAGTACGCGGCGCGGGCCGAGTCGCAGTTCCACAACAGCGACCTCATCGTCCAGACCGAGGATTCCAAACATCGCCGGGCGCTCGTGGACGTGGTCGCGTGGACCCTGATCGTGATCGTGGTGATCGTGGTGATCCTCCGGATCTTCGTGGTCTTCAACATCCCGATCACCGGACTCGCGGGTCCCGGCGCCGTCATCGGCGCGGCCCTCGGTTTCGGCGCGCAGCGCGTCGTGCAGGACATCCTCGCGGGATTCTTCGTGGTGGCCGAAAAACAGTATGGCTACGGCGACGTGGTCAGCCTGACGGTCACCGGCAGCACGCTCGCCGAGGGCACGGTCGAAGACGTCAGCCTGCGCATGACCAAGCTGCGCACCAGCGAGGGCGAGGTGATCACGGTCCCGAACGGCCAGATCATCAAGGCGACCAACCTCTCCAAGGACTGGGCGCGTGCCGTGGTGGACGTGCCGGTTCCGTCCGAGGCCGACATCGCGAAGGTCAACGAGACACTGGATCGGGTGGGCGTCGACTTCTACGCAGAGAAGCGCTGGCACGACCTCATGCTCGACCCGCCCTCGCCACTCGGCGTCACCAGCCTCGAACTCGATTCGATCACCGTGCGGATGGTCGCTCGCACACTTCCTGGCAAGCAGTTCGACATCAGTCGTGCCCTTCGCGTGAGCATCGTGCGGGCACTGGCCCGCGAGGGCATCACGGTGGCGCCCGGACGCGAGGTGGAGGCGGCGAGCGGCCCGCCGGCAGCGTTGGCCGACGAGGTCGGGAAGGCGAAGCATCGTGACGAATGAGCACGACGGGCAAGACACGCAGGACGAGGACGGGCCTCGCGCACCACGCGACTGGCGACACGTCTACAAGACCCGGATGCGGACGAGTACGGCCATCCTGCTCGTCGCCTTCCTCGGCTCGGTTGTGCTCTACGGCTACACGTCGCAGCGCTACGGAGTGGTCGCCCCGCCCGCACCGCAGCCGGCACGCACGACGCAGTCGAGCACCACGACCACGGAGACACCGAAGCCCTCGTCGACCATGAGGTCGACGTCGTCGTCGACCTCGACCGCCGAATCGACGACCACCACGGAAGACGAGACCGGCCCCAACGGCGACACCGGCGGTGACCAGACGGGTCAGCAAGAAGGCACGACGACGGAGGAGACCGTCCCCGGGCTGCCCGGCGTGAGACTGCCGAATTTCGGCAACGCACCTCAGCCGGGCGAGCAGAGCTCGGTGCCGCAACGGTGATCGGTGCGGCCGAGTCGTCGGCGACACGGACCTGAGCGAGCCTCTCAGGGCACGCCGTTACACTGGCTTCTCGTGATCACGCTGGAGAACGTCACGATGAAGTACAAGGCTTCCAGCCGACCCGCCCTGTCCGATCTCAGTCTCGAGGTCGACAAGGGTGAGTTCGCGTTCCTGATCGGTCCGTCGGGCTCGGGCAAGTCCACGTTTTTCCGTCTGCTGCTCAAAGAGGACAAGCCGACGTCGGGCCAGGTTTATGTGGGCGACTTCCACGTCAACACACTCAAGGCGCGTGCGGTCCCGAAGCTGCGCCAGTCGATCGGCTGCGTGTTCCAGGACTTCCGTCTGCTGCAGCAGAAGTCGGTCGCGGACAACGTCGCCTTTGCGCTCGAGGTCATCGGCAAGCCACCGTCGACGATCCGCCGGGTGGTGCCGGAGGTCCTCGACTACGTGGGCTTGAGCGGGAAGGCCGACCGCATGCCCAACGAACTCTCCGGTGGCGAGATGCAGCGCGTCGCGATTGCCCGGGCGATCGTCAATCGACCGCTGGTCCTGCTCGCCGATGAGCCGACCGGAAACCTGGACCCGGAGACGAGCGAGGAGATCGTCGACGTGCTCGACCGGGTGAACAGGCGCGGCACGACGGTGGTGATGGCAACCCACGACCGCCACATCGTCGACGCAATGCGCCGGCGCGTGCTCGAGTTCGACAACGGCCGCCTGGTCCGCAATGACCCGCAAGGGGTGTACGGCATCGGTTGAGCCGATCCGCCCGCAACCCGCCCGTGACACGACCGCCGGAGGGACCAGAACCCCTTCCGCCCTCGATCCCCGTAAGGACTGCGCACTCCCATGCGAGCGAACTTCATCATCAGTGAGGTCCTCAACGGTCTCCGCCGCAATGTGACCATGACGATCGCGATGATCCTGACCACGGCGATCACCCTCGGCATGTTCGGTGGCGGACTGTTGGTGATCCAGATGGCCGACAAGAGTCAGAAGATCTTCCTCGACCGGGTGGAGATGCAGTTCTTCATCAACGACGCGGTCTCCGAAGCGGATCCGAACTGTCAGAAGGCGCCGTGTTCGGTCCTGCGCACCGAGATCCAGAACCAACCCGGGGTCGGCTCGGTGACGTTCATCGATCGCAAGGAGGCGTTCGAGGCGGCCAAGCAGACGTTCAAGGACAACCCGGACATCGCCGACAACATCCGCGAAGGCACCATCCCGGCATCGCTGAAGGTCCGGATGTCCGACCCCGAGCAGTTCGGACCGGTGCTCGACGAGTTCAAGGACCGCAAGGATCTCGGCGTTGACGGTGCCCTCGACCAACGTGAGTTGGTGAAGCGAATATTCAGCGTGCTCGACGGCACCCGCAACGCGGCGTTCGCCGTTGCGCTCGTGCTTGCACTCGCGGCGATCCTGCTGATCGTGAACACGGTGCAGGTGGCGGCGTTCACCCGTCGGACGGAGGTGTCGATCATGCGGTTGGTGGGCGCCACCCGGTGGTACACGCAGTTGCCGTTCCTGCTCGAGGCGGTGGTCGCGGCCCTTGTCGGCGCGTTCCTCGCCATCGGTGGACTGTTCACGGCGAAGGTCCTCTTCTTCGACAAGGCGTTGGCCGATCTGTACGGTGTCAACATCCTGGCGCGCATCGGGGTCTCTGACGTGCTGTTCGTGTCCCCGTGGTTGATCCTGGGGGAATTCTGTTGGCAGGTGTCACCGCGTATGTCACGCTCCGTGTGTACGTCCGCGAGTAGCGTCGGTCGATGGCCGCAAGGCGGAAAAGAGGAGTGACGTGGTGAAGGAGAAGGGCCGTACGGTCATCGCGACGAACCGTAAGGCGCGCTACAACTACGCCATCCTCGACACCTACGAGGCCGGTATCGCACTGCTGGGTACCGAGGTCAAGAGCCTGCGGGACGGCAAGGCATCTCTGGTCGACGCCTTCGCGACCGTCGATGACGGCGAGATCTGGTTGCGCGCTCTGCACATCCCCGAATACGGCAGCGGGTCGTGGACCAACCATGCGCCGCGTCGCAACCGGAAACTCTTGTTGCACAGGCGGGAGATCGACAACCTGATCGGCAAGATCCGAGACGGAAACCTCACCTTGGTCCCGTTGTCGATGTATTTCAGCGACGGCAAGGTCAAGGTGGAACTCGCGCTCGCACGGGGTAAGCAGGCGCACGACAAGCGGCAGGACATCGCGAAGCGGACCGCGCAGCGTGAGGTGGCCCGCGAGATTGGTCGTCGCGTCAAGGGGATGTGATCGGGTGCCGACACCTCGTGCGCGGTCGAACCGTTACCGGCTTCTCGGCGTCGTGGCCGTCGGTTTGGTGGTGCTGGTCTCGGCCTGTACCCCGGATCCGCCGGGCCGGATCGGCGGTGACGGCGTCGCCGTCGCCGATCTCCCCGCAACTCCGCCGATGGGGTGGAACAGTTGGAACACCTTCGGCTGCAAGATCACCGAGCAGATCGTGCGGGCGCAGGCCGACGCCCTCGTGTCGTCGGGACTGCGCGACGCCGGTTATCGATATGTGGTGGTGGACGATTGCTGGGCGGCCGATCGACGCGCCGCCGACGGCTCGCTGCAGGCCGACCCGGTCCGATTTCCGTCCGGGATGGCGGCACTGGGCGCCTATCTGCACCAGCGCGGACTGAAGTTCGGAATCTACTCGGGTGCAAGCGAACAGACCTGCACTCAGTTCCAAGGTGCGTACCCGGGGTCGACCGGGAGTCGCGGGCACGAAGCGCAGGATGCGCGGAGCTTCGCCGACTGGCAGGTCGATTATCTGAAATACGACTGGTGCTCAAGCGATTCCGATCACGATCACCAGGTCGAGGCGTTCACCGCGATGCGGGACGGCATTCGCGACACGGGCCGGCCCATCCTGTACAGCATCAATCCCAACAGCGGTGTGAGCGGATCGGTACCGGGCGCTCGCTACGACTGGGGCGGGGTGGCGACGATGACGCGCGTCACCAACGACATCACGCCACAATGGTCCACGGACACCGGGTCATCGGGATCTCAAGGCGTCACCGACATCGTCGATGCGGTGGCACCCTTGGCGGCCAGGGTGCGACCGTCGTCGTACAACGATCCGGACATGCTGGTCGTGGGTCTCGACGGCAAGCCGGGTCTGACAGTCGCCGAGCAGCGGACCCAGATGTCCATGTGGGCCATGATGGCCGCGCCCCTCATGGCGGGTAACGATCTCACGCGGATGACCCGGCAACGGTCGACATCCTGCGGAACCGATCGATACTCGCAATCGATCAGGACCAGCGCGTCAGTGCCGGCGCCCCGGTCGACAACGATCCGGAGATCTGGGCCCGGGCGATCGGGGAGAAGGGCATCGTCGTGTCGTTGACCAATCGGCAGGGCCATCCCCGCCGGATGTCGGTGCCGCTGACGAGCCTGGGGTTGGTGGGCGACAAGACCGTGAGTGCGGTCGACGCGTGGACCGGAAAGCGATACCGGGCGTCGGGCGGCCGCCTCAGCGCCGACGTCGGGGTCCACGACACGGTCGTGCTCCAGATCAGTTGACCCTGTCGACGGGCCACCGCGCATACCCGGATGATTTCGTCGCCGGGCGTTGTTAGACTGAAGTGCTCACCGAGAAATCGGTGGGTTCCTGTCTCGGGGCTGATCGGTTTCGACTGCGTGCGTCGAGGTAGGGGAAGCGTGTCGGTGCAGGCTAGAGACCACCGTAAGCGTCGTAGCAACCAATTAAGCGCCGATAAGAATCAGCGCGACTACGCCCTCGCTGCCTGACAGCGACGGCTAGTCTGTCGGCCCGGGTCTGCTCCCAGCCCGGGTCCCGGCATCATCTCAGGGAGCTCACCGTTGTCGTCGGTCGCGGACGGCAGCGGGACAACAAACAGCGACTGGGATCGTCATCCTGGCTTGTTCGCGTGACCAGGAGATCCGAGTAGAGGCATAGCGGACTGCACACGGAGAAGCCCTACTGAAGCGACGGAGGACCCGGGTTCAATTCCCGGCAGCTCCACATCGACAGCGGCCCCTGACCCGGATCACCGGGTCAGGGGCCGCTGTCATTCCGGGTCAGGCGATCCGGACGAATCGGCGAGCCCTTTCTGACCACA is a genomic window of Gordonia sp. SID5947 containing:
- the smpB gene encoding SsrA-binding protein SmpB, with the protein product MKEKGRTVIATNRKARYNYAILDTYEAGIALLGTEVKSLRDGKASLVDAFATVDDGEIWLRALHIPEYGSGSWTNHAPRRNRKLLLHRREIDNLIGKIRDGNLTLVPLSMYFSDGKVKVELALARGKQAHDKRQDIAKRTAQREVAREIGRRVKGM
- the ftsE gene encoding cell division ATP-binding protein FtsE: MITLENVTMKYKASSRPALSDLSLEVDKGEFAFLIGPSGSGKSTFFRLLLKEDKPTSGQVYVGDFHVNTLKARAVPKLRQSIGCVFQDFRLLQQKSVADNVAFALEVIGKPPSTIRRVVPEVLDYVGLSGKADRMPNELSGGEMQRVAIARAIVNRPLVLLADEPTGNLDPETSEEIVDVLDRVNRRGTTVVMATHDRHIVDAMRRRVLEFDNGRLVRNDPQGVYGIG